A window from Pseudomonadota bacterium encodes these proteins:
- a CDS encoding response regulator — protein sequence MQVAKVSVDPSGVRAIIVEDEFIVAADIQSALTQMGHTVVGHCATFESCLTRTAELMPDVILMDINLGGRMRGIDAALEIRERHGLPVIFLTAYADEQTIARAKVAQPAGYLIKPYRPAELRVAIEMAMYKHRLAQRADQAQQQVRVEEERFRTLFERAGVGIALLDVEGGVVECNATLCQMLGFDSLRGRGLAELSTDPFADTERALFRSLMRGERDQYTLEVRYLRAGGDLGWGGVTGSMLASASGRYAIRILSDISPKRLAQVAHFQETERRLMSTELHDAVSQPLAGIFYRLQLVEQLQSRDGARAAEELAGARTQAKALLDDVSRLIENLRSPLLDGASAADAVRGLVNALAQEASLAAELVVPDEIAGLGRLRAFFLYRIVQESLVNIRRHAEATRVKVHLHIDGPWLEGEIVDNGRGAAAVPDASRAHYGIRGMRERAELVGGWLDVIFGRGTRVSFRLPLEGQDGL from the coding sequence ATGCAGGTAGCGAAGGTCTCGGTCGACCCGTCTGGGGTGCGGGCGATCATCGTCGAAGACGAGTTCATCGTGGCCGCCGACATCCAGTCGGCGCTCACGCAGATGGGGCACACCGTGGTCGGGCACTGCGCAACCTTCGAGTCGTGTCTCACGCGCACGGCGGAGCTCATGCCCGACGTCATTCTCATGGACATCAATCTCGGGGGGCGCATGCGGGGCATCGATGCAGCCCTCGAGATTCGCGAGCGGCACGGTCTGCCGGTCATCTTCCTCACGGCCTACGCTGACGAGCAGACCATTGCTCGCGCCAAGGTCGCGCAGCCAGCCGGGTACCTGATCAAGCCCTATCGACCTGCCGAGCTGCGAGTGGCCATCGAGATGGCCATGTACAAGCATCGGCTGGCGCAGCGTGCCGATCAGGCCCAGCAACAGGTGCGGGTCGAGGAGGAGCGCTTTCGCACGCTCTTCGAACGCGCGGGTGTGGGCATTGCGCTGCTCGACGTCGAGGGTGGGGTTGTGGAGTGCAATGCCACGCTCTGTCAGATGCTCGGATTCGACTCGCTGCGCGGGCGGGGGCTGGCTGAGCTCTCCACCGACCCCTTTGCCGACACCGAGCGCGCCCTGTTCCGGTCGCTCATGCGAGGCGAGCGCGACCAGTACACCCTCGAGGTCCGCTATCTGCGCGCGGGCGGCGATCTGGGGTGGGGAGGGGTGACGGGCTCCATGCTCGCGTCGGCGTCCGGACGCTACGCCATTCGCATCTTGTCTGACATCAGCCCCAAGCGTCTCGCGCAGGTGGCACACTTCCAGGAGACCGAGCGCAGGCTGATGTCGACCGAGCTCCACGACGCCGTGTCGCAGCCCCTGGCGGGCATCTTCTACCGTCTCCAGCTGGTCGAGCAGCTCCAGTCTCGCGATGGCGCCCGCGCCGCTGAAGAGCTGGCCGGCGCGCGCACCCAGGCGAAGGCGTTGCTCGACGACGTCTCTCGCCTCATCGAGAACCTGCGCTCGCCGCTACTCGATGGCGCGAGCGCCGCCGACGCGGTGCGCGGCCTGGTGAACGCGCTGGCGCAAGAAGCGAGTCTCGCGGCCGAGCTGGTCGTGCCCGACGAGATTGCGGGTCTGGGGCGCCTGCGGGCGTTCTTTCTCTACCGCATCGTGCAGGAATCCCTGGTGAACATCCGGCGGCACGCCGAGGCGACCCGGGTGAAGGTGCATCTTCACATCGACGGCCCCTGGCTCGAGGGCGAGATCGTCGACAACGGGCGAGGCGCCGCCGCGGTACCGGATGCCAGCCGCGCTCATTACGGGATACGCGGCATGCGCGAGCGCGCCGAACTGGTGGGGGGCTGGCTCGACGTGATCTTCGGACGCGGAACCCGCGTCTCGTTCAGACTACCCCTGGAGGGTCAAGATGGTCTCTGA